The stretch of DNA GGCGCAGGTGATTGATGTGCTTCAGCCGGATTGCGGTCACGGTGGGGGGATTACCCAGATGAAGAAGGTGGCTGCACTCGCCGAAGCGCATTTTGTTCCCATTGCACCGCATTGCACGATGTCCCATCTGGGTTTGACGGCGAGCTTGCATGTGGCGGCGTCGGTGCCGATGTTTTTGATTCACGAGGGGTACGCGGGTGTGCTTCCCGAAGATGTAGCGATTAAGACCTGGGAAATGGATGACGAAGGTTATGTGTCGTTGCCCGAGGGACCCGGGCTGGGGGTTGAGGTCAATGAAGCGCGCGCAATTGAAGTGGGTAAGAGTCCAGCGCGTCCATTCGAGTGGCCGAATGCGAGGCTCCGGGATGGGGCCGTGTCGGATTATTGATGGAGGAACAGGCTGATGAGTACGGACGCGAGGAAGATCTACGATGAGGCGATTGTGATAGATGGCCTGAGCATTAGCAACTGGGAGAGCGATGCGGTGTTCAGGCGTTTGCGAGCCGGCAATATAACCGCGATCAATGCCACGGTGGCTACGTGGGAAAATTTTGTGCAGACGATGGCGCATTTATCGGCGTGGATGCGGCGCTTTCGCGAGCGCGATGACATTTTGCAGGTGAAAGAGACGGCCGATATTTATACTGCCAAAGAGAAGGGGAAGACCGGGATTATTCTCAGTTTTCAGAATGCTTCGCCCATAGAAAACGAGTTGGACCGCCTGGGGCTGTTTCTCGCCCTCGGCGTGCGCGTGATTCAACTGACCTATCACGAGACCAATTTGCTGGGTAGCGGCTGCTGGGAGCGAACCGATGGTGGCCTGAGCAATTTTGGCGTGGATGCGGTGCGCGAAATGAACCGGCTCGGTATTGTTATTGACCTATCGCATGTCGGTCCGAAAACGACGATGGACGCCATTGAGATGTCCGAGCAGCCGGTCGCCATTACCCATGCCAATGCCCGCAGTTTTTGCGGTCATCCGCGGAACAAGGAAGAGGATGCGCTCAAGTTGCTCGCCGAAAAGGGGGGCGTTGTGGGTGCCACGTCTTATGCCCATTTTCTTCCCAAAGGATTCGATTCGACTGTCGAGGATTTTGTCGATGCTATCGACGATATGGTGGAGCGGGTCGGCATTGATCACGTGGCTATTGGGACGGATTCCACGCACGATCAGCCGCTCGAGTTCTGGCATTATATCGGTTCGCAGCAGGGTACGAAGTTTCCCTCGACTTTTGCCGATGGCTCGGTGCCATACACCGAACTGAGTTTTCAACCGAAGGGAATTGACAGTCCGGCGGAGTTTCCCAATCTGGCTGAGGCACTCGTCAATCGCGGGTACAGTGCCGAGGATATCACCAAACTTTTGGGTGGAAATTGGATGAATCTGTTCGAGCGGGTGTGGAATGTTTGAAGTAGCATAAGATTGAGGGTTTTTCGATTCTAATGACAGGAGAAGGACATGATCGACAATATCCATAAAATTGCCCTGGTCAGCGACGATATCGAAGGCGCCGTGCAATTTTATACCCGGACTCTGGGCCTGGTGGAAATTGAGCGCTTTCACAACGAGGATGACGAGGATTTCGTCTTTTTGCAGGCCGGAGATATCATTCTGGAACTGATGCCCCAAAAGACCATGGACGCAGAAGTGGGCTTTCACCACATATCCTTTAAGGTCGATAGCGTTGACAACAGCGCCCGGGAACTCGAGGATAAGGGTGTGGACATTGCCGTGGAGCCTTTCGATGCCGAAGGAGCCGACATCCGGTTGAGCTTTTTCAACGGGCCGAATGACGTGCTCCTGCAATTGTTTCGGCGCGAATCCGATCACGTCTGAATTGAGAGGTTTGCTATGAAAGTGGGTGTTTACGCTTCGATGTTTGGGAAGGATGACCCACCGCGCCTGGAGAGTGTGGAGAGCTATATCCAACTGGCGTACCAATTGAAGCTGGACGTGATCGATTTCCACAGCGGGCGCGGATTTCGGTCGAAGCAGCCAGCGTACTTGCTCGAGGTGAAGATGCGGTGCCTCAGGTACGGGCTGTCAATCGGGTATCTGGCTTCGGGTGGGCATTTTGTGGGGTCCGATGCGGATCTGGCTGAGAAACTGGCTCAGGTCAGAGCAGATGTGGATACGGCGGCGTTTATAGGTGCGCCCATGATCCGGTTGTTTTGCGGGCCTCCGCTGGAAGATGCCGAAGCGCAGAGGCGGGAGATTCGGTGTTTTCAGGATGCGGCTGATTATGCCGCAGAGAAGGGGATTGTCGTAGGGCTGCAGAACCATCCTTCTACAGGGGAAGATGTGTTGCGGATTCTGGAACAGACAGATCGGGAAAATTTTACGCTTATTATGGATACCGGACAGTGGGTCGGATCGCCCGCGCGGAATCAGGGGGTGCCGGATCCAGAGGTGGATATTTACGCGTTTATGGAACAGACAGCGCCATATACGTCCCATGTTCGGGCCAAGTTTTACAAGATCGATACGGGGGAGGAGGCGTGGCTGGATTATCCGCGGATTATTCAGATCCTGAAGGATGTGGACTTCAACGGCACGGTTTCGGTGGTTTTTGAAGGCAAGGATTTGAATACGTGTGACGATACGGAGGTGATCCGACTGGCAGTTGCCCACCTGCGGGCGGTGATTGCAGGATGATCCACACGCGCTAATTAAAGAGAGAGTTTCGCAATGCCTATTATCCAGTTTCCAGAGGGTCGCATGTCGCTGTCGGGCCTGATTCGCGTGATCTGGCAGGCTGTACGGG from Gemmatimonadota bacterium encodes:
- a CDS encoding TIM barrel protein translates to MKVGVYASMFGKDDPPRLESVESYIQLAYQLKLDVIDFHSGRGFRSKQPAYLLEVKMRCLRYGLSIGYLASGGHFVGSDADLAEKLAQVRADVDTAAFIGAPMIRLFCGPPLEDAEAQRREIRCFQDAADYAAEKGIVVGLQNHPSTGEDVLRILEQTDRENFTLIMDTGQWVGSPARNQGVPDPEVDIYAFMEQTAPYTSHVRAKFYKIDTGEEAWLDYPRIIQILKDVDFNGTVSVVFEGKDLNTCDDTEVIRLAVAHLRAVIAG
- a CDS encoding VOC family protein; the protein is MIDNIHKIALVSDDIEGAVQFYTRTLGLVEIERFHNEDDEDFVFLQAGDIILELMPQKTMDAEVGFHHISFKVDSVDNSARELEDKGVDIAVEPFDAEGADIRLSFFNGPNDVLLQLFRRESDHV
- a CDS encoding dipeptidase codes for the protein MSTDARKIYDEAIVIDGLSISNWESDAVFRRLRAGNITAINATVATWENFVQTMAHLSAWMRRFRERDDILQVKETADIYTAKEKGKTGIILSFQNASPIENELDRLGLFLALGVRVIQLTYHETNLLGSGCWERTDGGLSNFGVDAVREMNRLGIVIDLSHVGPKTTMDAIEMSEQPVAITHANARSFCGHPRNKEEDALKLLAEKGGVVGATSYAHFLPKGFDSTVEDFVDAIDDMVERVGIDHVAIGTDSTHDQPLEFWHYIGSQQGTKFPSTFADGSVPYTELSFQPKGIDSPAEFPNLAEALVNRGYSAEDITKLLGGNWMNLFERVWNV